A single window of Penaeus chinensis breed Huanghai No. 1 chromosome 9, ASM1920278v2, whole genome shotgun sequence DNA harbors:
- the LOC125029141 gene encoding perlucin-like protein: MARILHAAALLVVLAVTATRGQDCIPPYTAIGGYCIYIDPFATGTFDETRALCKSHSGDIIWFEAGLDCDLFRDLVDHIHSNSLNEHDYWMGISDDGHEGDWRFVKTNQGVRLGAPFWWTNSPSDATSKNCAIMQKAAGYYFVDVACTVTSYSAICRKV, translated from the exons ATGGCCCGGATCCTTCACGCCGCTGCCCTGCTTGTTGTGCTTGCAGTCACGGCCACTAGAG GCCAGGACTGCATTCCTCCCTACACGGCCATCGGAGGCTACTGCATCTACATCGACCCCTTCGCGACGGGGACTTTCGATGAAACCCGCGCCCTCTGCAAGTCCCACAGCGGCGACATCATCTGGTTCGAGGCCGGCCTGGACTGCGACCTCTTCCGGGACTTAGTAGACCATATTCACTCAAACA GTCTGAACGAGCACGATTACTGGATGGGCATCAGCGACGACGGGCACGAGGGAGACTGGCG cttCGTGAAAACCAACCAGGGAGTCCGTCTGGGCGCCCCTTTCTGGTGGACCAACAGCCCCTCGGACGCCACCAGCAAGAACTGCGCCATCATGCAGAAAGCCGCCGGTTATTATTTCGTTGACGTCGCCTGTACCGTCACCTCCTACAGCGCCATCTGTCGGAAGGTTTGA